In Spirochaeta isovalerica, the genomic window CGGAAACGGCGTCATTAAAGATGCCATTGAAGCTGTGTCCCGCGGAGCGTGGAACTACATCATGAAGCCGATTTACGATCTGGCGGAACTCGAATTATCCGTTGAGATGGTAATAGAAAAGGCTGAACTGATCCGCAATAACAGACTCTACAAGGAAGGGCTGGAGATAGAAGTCGAAAAGAGGACCCGGGAACTCTTCGAACTGAACAAAGATCTGGAGAAACGGGTCGCCGAGAGAACCGCCGAGTTGGAAAGGTCCATCAAAGTCATCAAGGAAGCCCAGGCGAAACTGGTCCAATCGGAAAAAATGGCTGCACTGGGAGGCCTTGTCGCCGGGGTGGCTCATGAAATCAATACTCCTGTGGGCGTCGGCATTACCGCGGCATCCCATATGGAAACGGCGACCAGAGATTTCGAGAAACTCTTTCAGTCCGAGCAGATGAAGAAATCAGACCTTCAGAATTTTCTAGACACGGCTAAGGAAGCTTCGCGGATACTTCTGACGAATCTTTCCCGCGCAGCCCAGCTGATCCAGGGGTTCAAGCAGGTTTCGGTCGATCAGAATACCGGCGGCAAGAGGGTTATCGATTTCGGTGAATATATTGATAAAATCCTGATGAGTCTCCACCCGAAAATTAAAGTGACCAAACACAAAATCGCAGTTAATTGTCCTGGGAAACTGAATGTCGACACATTTCCGGGCGCTATTTCTCAAATACTGACTAATCTTATCGTTAACAGCCTTACTCATGCTTTTGATGAAGATGATGAGGGAAATATCACAATCGATGTTTTTGAAAAAGAGCGGTTGATTGATATTACCTACAGCGACGACGGAAAGGGTATCGAACCATCCCATCTCAATCATGTTTTCGATCCATTCTTTACCACAAAAAGGGCCAGCGGCGGAACGGGGCTGGGAATGAATATCGTTTACAATCTGGTAACGCAGAAACTGGGCGGCCAGATCACCTGTGAAAGCAAACCGGGGGAAGGGACGAAATTCCATTTTACTATTGAAAAGTGAGTGTCTTACTCCGGAGGTTGACGGATCCCCTCCATCAGAACCATCTCAAATCATGCATGGCATAGTCTGATTCTTTGATGGCTTTCCTTGTCTCAGATAAGTTCCAGCAGTTTGTCTCCCCGGGACGGTCCGCTTTGTGTGTCCCATTTCCAGACTTCATCGTCCCGAAGAATTTTCCCGACTTTTTTTATCAGGAGCAGAGAATTGCATACCATTACCTCATCAGCGCTTTGCAGTGTTTCGAGATCGATCCCCTTTTCGAGCCCCGCGATTCGCCAGTCCGATTTTGAAGCGGCTTCAAGAATTCTATTCTGCATGATTCCCTTCAGATAATTCTGATTTTTACCTGCATAGAAAAGCGTGTCTCCCTTAATAAGCAGAATATTGGTATAAGACCCTTCCAGAATATTTCCGTATCGATTCAGAAAAAGGACTTCGTCGCTCTTGTCCTTTTGCCGGTAATGATCTCTCCAATGGAGGTTGAAGTTGTAATTCAGTGATTTGTACCGGTTTAATACCGTATCGCGAACTTCGTCATGGACCGAAAGCACAAAGTCGTTCACGGGGCGGGTGTAGGGGGCTGCCGAGACAACCGTATCCCATCGGGCGGGGTCACTGACCGGGGCGTAAAGAATTTTAACCCGTGAGCAGTGCTCCGTCAGATTTTGGCTCTCCAGGTATCTGAGAATCTTTTCTTCTGTAATCTCACTGAAATCCACCTTTACGGAAAAGTCCCTGCAAGTGTTTTTCATCCGATCGAGGTGTCTGTCGAAAAGATGAAGTTTTCCTCCGTCATAAAGAACCGTTTCGAAAAAGCCCAACCCGTAATTAAAAAAAGGGGAAAGGGCATTGGAAACAATGGCGGGATCGCTCAGCTCTCCCCTGTACAGTACCGCTCTTCTTCTATCTCTTCCATGTTCACTGCTTTCCATATATGCGTTCCTTTGTGTATGGTCTCTTCATACTCTTCCCCGGGATCGGAGAGTAGCGTTATCCCTCCGCCTACATTGAACATTATACGGGATTCCGAGCGGAACAGGGAACGGATCATAATATTGAAAACCGCATCGCCCTTAAACCCGATACGGCCGAAGCTGCCTGTATAAATCCCCCGCGGGACTGGCTCAAGCTCATCGATTATCTGGCAGGCCCGTATTTTCGGACAACCTGTAATTGAGCCTCCGGGAAAGGTTTTCTTCAGGATTTCACCGATTCCCGTTTCCGGAAGGATTTCACCGATTACATCGGCATACAGGTGGAATACGTTGTCGAGAGTCATCAGCAGGGGAAATTCCGGAACGTCGACGGTTCCCGGCCTGCAGACCTTCGATAAATCATTTCGGAGCAGATCGACAATCATGGCCAGTTCCGCCCTGTTTTTTTCCGACTGGAGCAAATCGTCTCTGTTTCGCACATCTTCTTCCGGGGTACGCCCTCTGGCAATTGTCCCTTTGATAGGCGAGGCTGATATTTTCCCGTCTCCGGTTCTGAAGAACAGCTCCGGACTGGTGCTGATGACATGACCTCCGGGTATCGATGCGAATACGCCGTATGTGATTCTGTTGGACCTGTACAGTTCCATTGCCGTCTCAAGCGCGCTCTGCTCTGATTCTCCGGAGATGGTCCGGGTGATATTGGCCTGGTAAATATCTCCCTGTCTGATATATTCTATTGTCTTTTTTACGGCGTTTTCAAAATCTGTTTTATCGAGTGAGGTGCCTTTATAATGGGTCAGCTCCTTCGCTGGAGCCTCTTCGGGACCGGGGTGCTCTATCTTATACTTGAGCAATTCAGGGATCTTTTCCAAGGGAAGCGAATCATGGACAAATGGGAAGGTAAGAGAGATGATCTTTCCTTTCTCTCTGCTTCGGTCTGTGAGAATATAGTGTTCAAAGATGGCAAAGTAGAAATCGCCGAAGATGCCCTGGCTTCTTTTCCCGTAGAGCCCCGGTTCCTCAAGTCTGTCCTTGAAATCATAGGATATGTATCCGAGGAGCGCCGCTTCGTCAGGCAGGTCCGAATAGTATTCGACAAGTCGGTCCAGTTCTTTCATCGGGTCGGAAATCGCTTTGCAGGAACGGCCCTGCCGAAGTTCCCCTTCAGTCAGAATGATAAGGGGATTGATTCCTGTATACTCCCGGTCATCACCGCAGTTGGAGGAAAAAAGAGAAATTCCCCTGTAGGTATCCGTTATATGGAAAAGCGCTTCAATGGAGGGGCGGCCGATAAGGGTTTCTCTGTATTCAGCCATCGATATAATCTCTGAAAAAATTTTCCATCATGGATTCGGCTTTTTCCGTCAGAAAGCTTTCGGGATGAAACTGAACGGCGGTAAAAGGGAGACTGTTATGTTTAAGAGCCATTATCATATCTCCTTCGCTCTGTACAGCAGTAACTATCAAATCTGTTTTCTCTTCGATTTCCCTGACCGTGGCGTCTATGGCCAGCGAATTGTAACGCATGGCTTTGAGCGTCCTGCCCAGACCTTTGAAAATATCGGTATTTTTCACAGACATTTCCACAGTCCTTCCGTGTCTCGCATCGTCAGCGGGAGAGACTGCAAGGCCGTAGAACCAGGCGAGAAACTGCATCCCCAGGCAGACTCCCAGAACCGGCAGTTTGCGGGGGAGGACGACCTTCTCGAAAAACTCTTTGAGAATCCCTGTTTCAGAAGGGCTTTTCGGGCCCGGGGAAATGACGAATCCGTCCCACTGCCGATCGAAAACTGATCTGTCGTTGTTTCTGTGAACGGAAAAGCTGTATTCCGGACGGACTTTCAAAAGCAGGTGCCTCAGGTTTTCGGTAAAGGAGTCGTAGTTGTCCATTATTAAAATCGATTTTGACATAAGGTGAATATAGCAGAAGGGGAGGCTTTTGGAAAAGTAAAAGAATCTGCTTCAGGGGCTTGCAAAGGGGATTTTCCTGTCTTAAAATCAAATTGTCTGATAATCTTAACAAAAAACATTTCACAGCAGGAAAAGATCATGATAGAATGGCTTAATGCTCGACGGAACTGTCAGTTTATGAGCAATTTTTCCAGGAGACGATAGAATGAAATTCGATTATATCTGTAGCGAATGCGGCCGGGTCTACGATATAAAAGCGGACCTAATGGTTTGCCCTGTCTGCGCGGAGAAGCAGGAGGCCGATCAGCCTCTGGCCGGCGTTCTCGAAGTCAGGCTGACCGGAAAAGCCGACAGTTCATTTGACTTGTTCGAGCTGCTGCCTGTGGAGAAGGAGTATTTTCCTCCCTCTCCTGTAGGTAACACACCTCTCTGGGAACCGGAAAATCTGAGAAATCGCACCGGTTTTCCCAATCTGTTTATCAAAGATGACGGAGCGAATCCCACAAGCTCTTTTAAAGACAGGGCTTCATGGCTTGTTTCCGCCTTTGCGAAAAAGAACGGCATCGACAACATCGTTCTGGCTTCGACAGGTAATGCCGGGTCTTCCATGGCCGGTATAGGAGCTGCGGCCGGACAGCGTATAACCATTTTTCTGCCGGAAACAGCACCGCCTGCCAAAATTATCCAGGCCCTTCAGTACGGAGCGGACGTTTATAAAGTGGCAGGTAATTACGACCTGGCTTATGATTTTTCCATGGCCTATTCCAGAAAAGCCGGCGGCATGAACCGCAACACAGCCTACAATCCCATGACAATAGAAGGGAAGAAGACCGTATCCCTTGAGTTATTCAAACAGATGGGAAAGGCTCCTGATTATCTTTTCGTTTCAGTGGGAGACGGATGTATCATCGGGGGAATATACAAAGGTTTCGAGGATTTGAAAAAGCTCGGAATCATTGACAGAATTCCTGTGATCTTCGGCGTTCAGGCCGAAGGTAGCGATGCGCTGTACCGGGCCGACAGGGACGGTCGGTTTACCAATCTTCCCACAGCGACCGTAGCCGATTCGATATGCGTTGATGTACCCAGAAACGGTGTTTACGCATTGAACAAGGTCCGGAGCAACAAAGGCCGGTTTATCCGGGTCAGCGACAATCAGATCATAGCTGCGCAGGCGGATTTATCAGCGTCAGCGGGTCTTTTTACCGAACCGGCGGGAGCAACGGCCTGGGCGGGATTCCTGCAGGTCGCGGGAGAACTGGATAAGGATGCATCGGTTGTCATTCTGGCAACGGGCAACGGTCTGAAAGATACGGCAACGGCACTGAAAGGCATAAGAATGCCCGAACATTCCATCAGTTCAATAGATGAGATCTAGATAAAACGGGGGATGCGTAGCATCAGGACCCGTTCTTATTCGAAAATATAGATAGAGCGGGGGATGCAGCAGCATCGTGACCGATCTAATTCGACAATAATGCAAGGAGAAAAGAAAAGATGATAGATTTGACAATTGATCAGAAAACACTGGATTCCAATATTAAGTACTTCCGAGAGCAGGGAATCGTTCTTCCCACCTATGAGATGATGAAGAATCCCGAAACAGTACCTCAGAAAATCAAAGACAAGCTGAAAAATATCGGCCTCTGGGATGTGGACCACGCCAACCTTTTCAGGATCACCTGGAAAAACGAACCGAAGAAAAGCGGAGGACTTTACGGTGGCGTCAACCACTATGTTCTTCCTCCGGAACTCACTGGCATCAAAGCCAACATAATTGTGATCTCCGGAAAATACATGCCTACAGGAGCTCATAAGGTAGGAGCTACCTACGGTTGTCTTTCTCCCCAGCTGATTACGGGTCAGTTCGATCCCACAAAAACAAAAGCCGTCTGGCCTTCCACCGGGAACTACTGCCGGGGCGGTGCCTATATCTCGGCTCTCATGTCCTGCGATTCCATCGCCATTCTCCCCGAGGAGATGTCTGAAGAGAGATTCAACTGGCTGAAAAAAGTAGCCGGAGAAGTCATAGCCACTCCCGGATGCGAGTCCAACGTAAAGGAAATCTTTGATAAATGCCATGAACTGAGAAACTCCGGAGAAGATCTGAAAATCTTCAACCAGTTCGACGAGCTGGGCAACCCTCTGTGGCACTACAACGTGACCGGTGCGGCTGTCGATGAGCTGCTTCAGAAATATGTGACCGGCAGCAAGAGATTCGCCGGATACATCAGCTCTTCAGGTTCGGGCGGAACAATGGCGGCGGGATATTACCTGAAGCGGAAATACCCCAAATCCAAAATCGCTGCTGCGGAAGCTCTCCAGTGCCCCACACTGCTCAATAACGGTTTCGGCGGCCACAGAATCGAAGGAATCGGCGACAAGCACGTTCCCTGGGTTCACGACTGCAAGGATACGGACTTCGTAATCGCCGTTGACGATGAGAAAGCCATGAGACTTATCCGTCTCTTCAATGAGCCTGTGGGAAGAAAATCTCTTAAAGATCAGGGTGTTAATCCCGAACTTGTTGAAGCTCTTGATTTCCTGGGAATCTCCGGCGTAGCCAATGTTCTGGCAGCAATCAAGTTCGCCAAATACAACGAACTGACTAACGATGACTATGTTGTGACAATTGCGACAGACTCCATGGAACTCTACGGTTCCAGAATCAAGGAGCTGGAAAAAGAGAGAGGCGTTTACTCCGAAGGCGATGCCCAGAGAGATATCGAACTCCTCCACGGCATGACTTACGATAACACGAAAGAGCTTTCCTACTACGACAGAAAGACCATCCACAATCTGAAATATTACACCTGGATAGAACAGCAGGGATCTGAACTCACAGAGCTCAACGCTCAGTGGTACGATCATGATAACTACTGGTATAAGACTTTTGAACAGGTAGATAGGATCGATGAACTGATCAATGACTTCAACGATAAAACCGGTTTACTGAAATAGAATTTATATTCCTCTTCTTTTCCGCCCCGGTTTGCGCCGGGGCTTTCTTTTTGTCGGGGAAACCATTTGCAGAAAAGTGCTGACTGAAGTAAGGTATTAGTACTTGAAAAACAACTCATACCTGAGGAGATCAATTTGAAACGAGTCGTAATAACAGGGATGGGGACCGTCAATCCTCTGGCCCATAATGTCAATGAAACCTGGGACAAAGTATTAAAAGGGGAGAGCGGTATTGCCCGAATCAAACGTTTTGACCCATCGCGATGCACCTCTCAGGTCGCCGGGGAAGTAAAAGACTTCAGCAGGGAGAACCTGTACATAAATCCCAAGAAAGGGAACCGTCTCGATGATTTTGTCGCCTATGCGGCCCATGCATTAAAAGAAGCCAAAACCCAGTCCGGTTTTTCCGTCGAAGAGAATCCCTGGAGAGTGGGAATTACCCTGGGAAGCGGCCTCGGCGGTATCGACGCGGCTGTAACAAATGTCACGGGCCTTAACGAAAAAGGCATCAGCGGAATCAGTCCTATGTATATACCCCAGACTATCGGAAACATCGCCGCGGGATTTCTCAGTATGGAGTACGGATTCAAAGGCCCCAATATGAGCATGCAGACCGCTTGCGCCACTGCCAATCACTCGATAGCTACGGCGCTGATGATCATACAGTCGGGACAGGCCGATGTTATGGTGGCCGGAGGAACGGAGAGCGGGGTCAATGAGCTGATCGTGGGAGCTTTCGGACGAATGCGGGCTCTTTCCACGAGTTACAACGATACGCCGGAAAAAGCATCCAGACCTTATGATAAAGGACGCGACGGATTCGTAATCGCCGAAGGCGCTGCGGTTCTGATTCTCGAAGAGTATGAACACGCGAAGGCGAGAGGCGCTGAGATTCTCTGCGAACTCTTCTCCGTGGGGATGTCGGGAGACGCCTATGACCTCGTTATGCCCGATCCCGAAGGAAACGGAGCCTATCAGGCTATGAAATCCGCCTGCGAGATGGCGAAGATCGATCCATCGGAGCTGAATTATATCAATGCCCATGGAACATCGACTCCTCTCGGTGATATCGGTGAGTCCAAGGGAATCTACAAACTGGTCGGCGATGATCAGAGCCGTCTTTCCGTAGGATCGACCAAATCAATGCACGGTCATCTTCTCGGAGCGACAGCCGGGCTGGAAGCCATATTTGCTGTAAAATCGGTGATGGATAATAAAATCCCCGCCAACATCAATATCGAGAATCTTGATCCCGATGTGGCTGTATCCTGCATCAACAGGGAAGTTGTTGAAAGAGAGGTCAATTACGCTCTGTCCAATTCCTTCGGTTTCGGCGGACATAACTCCAGTCTTATTGTTGGAAAAGTGAGATGAGAAAATAAGTTTCCTCAACTGCTGAAGAGTTTGCGTAGAAGGGCAATTAAACTAATCGCAATGATAACAAGGGGCCAGAATCCGATTCTGAGCCCTTTGTTTTCCATAAAGGCGTAGAGGGCTGCAAGGGCCACCATTGATATGACCTGAAGAATTATCAAAGGAAGGATCAGCTTGATTTCCGCCTCTTTGTCTACACATCCTTTACTATCCATGTATAGACCGTCTATTTCCCAGGCTGTCAGAATCAAGAGGAAAAGCAGGATCTGTCCGTAGGTATTTCCTCCGAATAGATAGCCAAGAAGAACTCCTCCGGTAAAAATCGGAAGAATCGCGAAATGGATGGCTGATTTCAACCGGGGAGAAAAAAGCCAGGCTGATGCCAGGGCTCCGGCAATAACAGGAAGCGCCGTCGAGGGAGTCTTAAGCAGCGAAAGCGATAGCAGCAATCCGCTGATTCCAATATAGGCATATCTGGCCAATCTTATCATAATTTCCCCCTGACAGCCATGCGCAGCCTTCCCTTGTTCAGCTGGATCAGCTTTTCCATACTGTGCTTCATGTTCCAGTTGAGCACGGTAATGCCCGATCTCTCAAGGTCTTTCAATAGCATATTCCTTTGTATTGAAGCGATCTCCCGTGTTAATGGATCATATGAGTCTGTAGTCCGGGATAGGCAGTCGGGAGAGATCACTATTATCGCATATCCCCGACCTCTGAGCCGTTTGAGAAATTCCAGGTCGCTATCCAGCAGAGGGCTGATGAATATAAGCTGAGATCTTTCAGGAAAAAGGTTGGTCGGAAGATTTTTCAAAGTTTTGAAAACATGATGGTTTCCTGTTGTTACCGAAGAGAGTGCCCGACGGATTCTCTCCTGCTGCATTTTCCCGTATCCCGGCATGGTCCAATCGAGAAAACGACCGTAAATCATCAGTCCCACTCTGTTCTGAAGGCTCAGAAGAATCCCGCTCAGCGCTGCAGCGGCATCGATAGTCTCTTCGATATAAGTGTTGATACCGTACTGATAGTAAGCATCGTTTCGCGCATCCAGAATGATGCCGATATCGGAAACCCTTTCCTGTTCGAACTCCCGGGTTATCAGTTTGTCGGGATTTTTCGCAACGCCATTCCAGTGGATATGGCGAAGAGGGTCTCCCGGTCTGTATTCTCTCACGTCGTGAAAATAAACCCCGTCTCCCCCCTGGCCCGAAGGATTAAGGCCGGCAAAGACAAGCGTTTTTCTCACATTGATAGGCAAGGAACTCAAATGTCCGGTAGTAGCCATGGTAATGATTTCGCTTTCCTTTTCGATTTCATATTCGCTTTTTTCGAGTCCCATTGCATTCCATACAGTTATTCTCACAGCTGCAAAGCGGTGCCGACCTCTCCCTGAGCGGATCCGGTATTTCATAGCAGCCGATTCCCCGGCTTTCAGTTTGGTAAAAAGATTTGTATCGCCTTCAGTAAGCGCGAGACCGGCAGGCAGTTGTTCTACAATGCGGATCCTGGCCGCCTTCTTCCCCCGATTCCTCACCGTCAGAATGATATCAGTTTCCCCGTCGCGGATAAGGCGTTTTTCCTTAATATCCCTCTCGACTTCAAAAGGGCAGAATTCCGGAGTATCTTTTCTGATAAACCTCCAGAGGAGAGGGAGCATAAGGTAGAGCGGAAAAGAGGTCCGGGTCATCAGCGAGGCGATTAAGAGAATAGAGGCTGTCAGAACCAGGGAATAATAGCGGCTCAAAGTACTACCTTTTTTCCAGAACCGGTACGGGTATATTCTTTCCTATGGCTGTGAGAATGTCTTCCGCCGCGTGTTTTCTCATCCAGTAATCAGGTTCAAGCATAATGCGATGGCTCAAAGCCGGAATCAGATATTTTTTTATATCGTCGGGGAGAACATAATCTCTTCCGGCGATTGCCGCATGGGACATGGCCAGTTTCATGAGAGCCAGTGATCCGCGGGGGCTTGAGCCTACCCGTATTCTCTGATCATGTCTCGTCCCGGCTATCAGTTTGACGATATACTCTTCCAGGTCGCCATCTAGATGGACAGACTCTACAACATCTCTCATCTCTTTTAAAGCGGCGCTGTCTGTCACGGCTTCAATGGCCACCTCATCTGTTTTCCGGATTCTCCGCCGGCTGAGGATTTCTCTTTCCTCTGCGACCGTGGGATATCCGACTGACAGCCTGACCATAAAACGATCCAGCTGCGCTTCCGGGAGGGGGAACGTTCCTTCGTACTCAACGGGATTCTGGGTCGCAATGACAATAAAGGGATCGGGGAGGGGATAGGTATCTCCTTCGATGGTCACCTGTTTTTCCTGCATGGCTTCCAACAGAGCCGACTGGGTTTTGGGAGATGCCCTGTTTATTTCGTCGGCCAGGAGGATGTTGGTAAAAACCGGCCCTTTTTTCAAATCAAAGCGGCTCTCCATCCTGTTGAATATATAACCGCCGGTGATGTCACCCGGTAGCAGATCCGGTGTAAACTGCACTCTCCGGAAGGTCAGTCCCAGAGATGAAGCCAGGCTGTTGGCGATCAGCGTCTTGGCCAGTCCTGGAAAATCTTCAAAAAGGATATGTCCCCCGCTCAGGACGGCTGCCATTAATTCTTCAAGAACTTCCCTTTTCCCGATAACGCCTTTTTCTATCTCATCGATAATAGCGGCTGTGCTGCTTTTCACATCAATCATCATTCTTCCCTCATTTCTTTTATCTTCAGATATTTAACGGCTTTTTCCAGAGATAATCTCGTCGCTGTATTGCTTTTGACTTTCATTCCATCAAACTGGCTCCTTAAAAAAGGTTTCAGCTCATCGGGGATCTCTTTGCCGTCATATTGCTGCTTCAGTTTGTGTATATTGATTTCCGGTAATCCCTCGGATCTCCTGTAAATGTTTATAAGAAGCAGAGCGAGCTGCTGACCCGACCAGGAACTGCCTTTTTCCGTTTCTTTGATCAATCCGTCCAGCATATCGAGCTTTCCGCCGGGATATTTTCTTTTTTTTGTTCTTATCAACTGCAGTCCCGGCAGCCGGACAGTTGTAAAAAGGAGAGAGAAAGAAATAATGACTGTGAAAATCCACCAGAGGAGCTGAGGCAGTGTGTCGATCAGTAATCCCAGCTTATAAAGCCCCAGTATGAAGGGGATGACAATCACGGCCGTCAGGTGATCCCGTGAAAACCAGGCGAGAACC contains:
- a CDS encoding threonine synthase, encoding MKFDYICSECGRVYDIKADLMVCPVCAEKQEADQPLAGVLEVRLTGKADSSFDLFELLPVEKEYFPPSPVGNTPLWEPENLRNRTGFPNLFIKDDGANPTSSFKDRASWLVSAFAKKNGIDNIVLASTGNAGSSMAGIGAAAGQRITIFLPETAPPAKIIQALQYGADVYKVAGNYDLAYDFSMAYSRKAGGMNRNTAYNPMTIEGKKTVSLELFKQMGKAPDYLFVSVGDGCIIGGIYKGFEDLKKLGIIDRIPVIFGVQAEGSDALYRADRDGRFTNLPTATVADSICVDVPRNGVYALNKVRSNKGRFIRVSDNQIIAAQADLSASAGLFTEPAGATAWAGFLQVAGELDKDASVVILATGNGLKDTATALKGIRMPEHSISSIDEI
- a CDS encoding AAA family ATPase — encoded protein: MMIDVKSSTAAIIDEIEKGVIGKREVLEELMAAVLSGGHILFEDFPGLAKTLIANSLASSLGLTFRRVQFTPDLLPGDITGGYIFNRMESRFDLKKGPVFTNILLADEINRASPKTQSALLEAMQEKQVTIEGDTYPLPDPFIVIATQNPVEYEGTFPLPEAQLDRFMVRLSVGYPTVAEEREILSRRRIRKTDEVAIEAVTDSAALKEMRDVVESVHLDGDLEEYIVKLIAGTRHDQRIRVGSSPRGSLALMKLAMSHAAIAGRDYVLPDDIKKYLIPALSHRIMLEPDYWMRKHAAEDILTAIGKNIPVPVLEKR
- a CDS encoding anthranilate synthase component I family protein; amino-acid sequence: MAEYRETLIGRPSIEALFHITDTYRGISLFSSNCGDDREYTGINPLIILTEGELRQGRSCKAISDPMKELDRLVEYYSDLPDEAALLGYISYDFKDRLEEPGLYGKRSQGIFGDFYFAIFEHYILTDRSREKGKIISLTFPFVHDSLPLEKIPELLKYKIEHPGPEEAPAKELTHYKGTSLDKTDFENAVKKTIEYIRQGDIYQANITRTISGESEQSALETAMELYRSNRITYGVFASIPGGHVISTSPELFFRTGDGKISASPIKGTIARGRTPEEDVRNRDDLLQSEKNRAELAMIVDLLRNDLSKVCRPGTVDVPEFPLLMTLDNVFHLYADVIGEILPETGIGEILKKTFPGGSITGCPKIRACQIIDELEPVPRGIYTGSFGRIGFKGDAVFNIMIRSLFRSESRIMFNVGGGITLLSDPGEEYEETIHKGTHIWKAVNMEEIEEERYCTGES
- a CDS encoding aminotransferase class IV, which gives rise to MESSEHGRDRRRAVLYRGELSDPAIVSNALSPFFNYGLGFFETVLYDGGKLHLFDRHLDRMKNTCRDFSVKVDFSEITEEKILRYLESQNLTEHCSRVKILYAPVSDPARWDTVVSAAPYTRPVNDFVLSVHDEVRDTVLNRYKSLNYNFNLHWRDHYRQKDKSDEVLFLNRYGNILEGSYTNILLIKGDTLFYAGKNQNYLKGIMQNRILEAASKSDWRIAGLEKGIDLETLQSADEVMVCNSLLLIKKVGKILRDDEVWKWDTQSGPSRGDKLLELI
- a CDS encoding DUF58 domain-containing protein produces the protein MSRYYSLVLTASILLIASLMTRTSFPLYLMLPLLWRFIRKDTPEFCPFEVERDIKEKRLIRDGETDIILTVRNRGKKAARIRIVEQLPAGLALTEGDTNLFTKLKAGESAAMKYRIRSGRGRHRFAAVRITVWNAMGLEKSEYEIEKESEIITMATTGHLSSLPINVRKTLVFAGLNPSGQGGDGVYFHDVREYRPGDPLRHIHWNGVAKNPDKLITREFEQERVSDIGIILDARNDAYYQYGINTYIEETIDAAAALSGILLSLQNRVGLMIYGRFLDWTMPGYGKMQQERIRRALSSVTTGNHHVFKTLKNLPTNLFPERSQLIFISPLLDSDLEFLKRLRGRGYAIIVISPDCLSRTTDSYDPLTREIASIQRNMLLKDLERSGITVLNWNMKHSMEKLIQLNKGRLRMAVRGKL
- a CDS encoding hybrid sensor histidine kinase/response regulator, with the translated sequence MDTLRKMLIIDDDSIVRESISDFFEDSGYDVIQCVNGQEGIEAIRHEEPTVILCDLHMPGISGLEVIDVVKKEKPETPLIVVSGNGVIKDAIEAVSRGAWNYIMKPIYDLAELELSVEMVIEKAELIRNNRLYKEGLEIEVEKRTRELFELNKDLEKRVAERTAELERSIKVIKEAQAKLVQSEKMAALGGLVAGVAHEINTPVGVGITAASHMETATRDFEKLFQSEQMKKSDLQNFLDTAKEASRILLTNLSRAAQLIQGFKQVSVDQNTGGKRVIDFGEYIDKILMSLHPKIKVTKHKIAVNCPGKLNVDTFPGAISQILTNLIVNSLTHAFDEDDEGNITIDVFEKERLIDITYSDDGKGIEPSHLNHVFDPFFTTKRASGGTGLGMNIVYNLVTQKLGGQITCESKPGEGTKFHFTIEK
- the fabF gene encoding beta-ketoacyl-ACP synthase II translates to MKRVVITGMGTVNPLAHNVNETWDKVLKGESGIARIKRFDPSRCTSQVAGEVKDFSRENLYINPKKGNRLDDFVAYAAHALKEAKTQSGFSVEENPWRVGITLGSGLGGIDAAVTNVTGLNEKGISGISPMYIPQTIGNIAAGFLSMEYGFKGPNMSMQTACATANHSIATALMIIQSGQADVMVAGGTESGVNELIVGAFGRMRALSTSYNDTPEKASRPYDKGRDGFVIAEGAAVLILEEYEHAKARGAEILCELFSVGMSGDAYDLVMPDPEGNGAYQAMKSACEMAKIDPSELNYINAHGTSTPLGDIGESKGIYKLVGDDQSRLSVGSTKSMHGHLLGATAGLEAIFAVKSVMDNKIPANINIENLDPDVAVSCINREVVEREVNYALSNSFGFGGHNSSLIVGKVR
- a CDS encoding pyridoxal-phosphate dependent enzyme, whose product is MIDLTIDQKTLDSNIKYFREQGIVLPTYEMMKNPETVPQKIKDKLKNIGLWDVDHANLFRITWKNEPKKSGGLYGGVNHYVLPPELTGIKANIIVISGKYMPTGAHKVGATYGCLSPQLITGQFDPTKTKAVWPSTGNYCRGGAYISALMSCDSIAILPEEMSEERFNWLKKVAGEVIATPGCESNVKEIFDKCHELRNSGEDLKIFNQFDELGNPLWHYNVTGAAVDELLQKYVTGSKRFAGYISSSGSGGTMAAGYYLKRKYPKSKIAAAEALQCPTLLNNGFGGHRIEGIGDKHVPWVHDCKDTDFVIAVDDEKAMRLIRLFNEPVGRKSLKDQGVNPELVEALDFLGISGVANVLAAIKFAKYNELTNDDYVVTIATDSMELYGSRIKELEKERGVYSEGDAQRDIELLHGMTYDNTKELSYYDRKTIHNLKYYTWIEQQGSELTELNAQWYDHDNYWYKTFEQVDRIDELINDFNDKTGLLK
- a CDS encoding anthranilate synthase component II is translated as MSKSILIMDNYDSFTENLRHLLLKVRPEYSFSVHRNNDRSVFDRQWDGFVISPGPKSPSETGILKEFFEKVVLPRKLPVLGVCLGMQFLAWFYGLAVSPADDARHGRTVEMSVKNTDIFKGLGRTLKAMRYNSLAIDATVREIEEKTDLIVTAVQSEGDMIMALKHNSLPFTAVQFHPESFLTEKAESMMENFFRDYIDG